The Opitutaceae bacterium nucleotide sequence TTGTGGTAGTATTCGAAGAAGCCATAGATGTTCTTCCCGGCCCAGGCCCAGGAATACTGAAGGTTGGCCACCAGTGCGAAATAGTCCGCGGTTTCAGGCCCGAAGTCGGATTCGATCCGATTCCAGGTCGCGTCAATCCGCCAGGTTGTGCCGCCGGCAAGGCCGGAAAGGCCCGCCCCGATGACCGGTTGACCATAGTGCCACGCCGCGAGAGCAAAGACCTCTGCGTCGCCGAGAATGGTCTGGTATTGGCCGGCCACGGATGTCTGGTCGGCCGCGACTGAACCGGAAGCCGGATCCCGGCGGGCCACCCCGAGGATTTGAATCCCTCCGGTATCCCTCGGCAGATCAAGGAAGATCATGTCGTCGCCCGTCTTGAAATCGCGAGCGATGTCACTGGGGGCGAAGGGATTGAAGAGATCAAACGGATTGAAGGCGAGTCCGCCTCCCCAGGTGACGGCCTGGCGGCCGATCCGGACGGTTCCCCAAGAAGGGGACAGGGTAAGGGCAAGCCGGTCGATCCGGGCCGTGGTCAGATGGCGATTGCCTTCGGCGAGTGTCCAGGTCAGGTCGAAGAGCCGGCGGTCATCGCTGGTTGACGAGATTCCGTTGCCGCCCCCGAAACCGTCGGCCCCTCCTTCGAATCCGGCCGCGAGCATCCGTTCACGGGTATCGCCGAGCGTGGTGGTCAGATCGACCTCGAAGTCAAGGATCACGGGCTCGGATACCGCCGTGGTCATCCATCGGGCGGTCCCCCCCAGGTCGGCCAGGGCGCTGTCTCCGTAGGCACTCCAGAAGGAATCGTTGGCGACCCGCCCGATACGGGCTTCGGCCTTGGCGTAGAAGCCGGATTCCCAGGTGACAGGCGGAGCCCCCAGGAGGGGCCGACCGAGGATGCCGGTTAGGATCGCTCCCGCCACCAGAAGGCAGGCTCGGCCCGATTGTCCCCGAATTGGTGGGATCCCGTTCACTTCGGGCGTTCGTCGGCCACCACCCGGCCATCGCGCAGGCGAATGATTCTCCGGGCGCATTCATGACGAGTTCGTCGTGGGTGGCAAAAACGAAGGTTACGTCATGGCTCCGATTGAGATGAAGCATCAGGTCAAGCAACTCCTTCGCGGTTTCCGAATCGAGGTTCGCCGTCGGCTCATCGGCGAGCACGATGGTGGGGTGGCTTACGATGGCCCGGGCCACC carries:
- a CDS encoding ABC transporter ATP-binding protein, with the protein product MTPHPAPQPLSGTVEVTDISKSYLQGKIRVKALDGVSLSFARGEFAALVGPSGSGKTTLLNVIGGLDTPDSGQIDLSGRRLDQLSPAAVTRIRLKDIGFVFQAYNLIPVLSALENVEYIMLLQGVTRSERHERAKRILDEVGLEGLHDRRPAEMSGGQQQRVAVARAIVSHPTIVLADEPTANLDSETAKELLDLMLHLNRSHDVTFVFATHDELVMNAPGESFACAMAGWWPTNARSERDPTNSGTIGPSLPSGGGSDPNRHPRSAPPGGSACHLGIRLLRQGRSPYRAGRQRFLLECLRRQRPGRPGGDRPMDDHGGIRARDP